The window CCTTCCGAGTTCGCCAAGCTGGCCTTGGTCGTCGCCCTGGCGCGGCATCTGCACCGACAGGTGGGCGACCCGTCCTTGCCACTGCGCAGCGTCGTCATTTCAGCCCTGTTGCTCGCGCCGCCGGCGTTGCTCATCCTCAAGCAGCCCGACCTCGGAACCGTCGTGGTGCTCGCGGTCACCGTGGCGACCCTTTTGCTGGTGGCCGGATTCCGCCTGCGTTGGGTACTGATTCTGGCCGCAGTGCTGGTACCCGCCGCGCCCTACGTCTGGAATCATCTGAAACCGTACCAGCAGCGGCGCGTTGTGAGCTTCATCAACCCGAACGCGGATCCACTCGGGGCAGGCTATCACATCATCCAGTCGAAGATCGCCATCGGTTCGGGCATGATCGAGGGCAAAGGGTATCTGCACGGCACCCAGAACCGACTCAACTTCCTGCCTGAACAGCATACCGACTTCATCTTCTCTGTGTTCGCCGAAGAGTGGGGATTCCTCGGTGGCTGCGTCCTCCTAGCCCTGTACTCGGCACTGCTG is drawn from Candidatus Binatia bacterium and contains these coding sequences:
- the rodA gene encoding rod shape-determining protein RodA; its protein translation is MLKIDRRLILHFDWPLLACALLVIGCGLLTVLSATHMPGRLMSGLFTRQVIWAALGLIGLLLAVSFDYHWLERYAYFLYAVAMLLLLATALLGASGGGARRWINLGPASLQPSEFAKLALVVALARHLHRQVGDPSLPLRSVVISALLLAPPALLILKQPDLGTVVVLAVTVATLLLVAGFRLRWVLILAAVLVPAAPYVWNHLKPYQQRRVVSFINPNADPLGAGYHIIQSKIAIGSGMIEGKGYLHGTQNRLNFLPEQHTDFIFSVFAEEWGFLGGCVLLALYSALLLRCFTVATRARDGFGVLLAFGLTAMIFSQVLVNVGMATGSLPVVGITLPFFSYGGSSLL